The following proteins are co-located in the Microbacterium sp. SORGH_AS_0888 genome:
- a CDS encoding sulfite oxidase-like oxidoreductase, producing MAQFTRGFGGRRRESNPELPPGQYLTNDFPVLSAGPTPRVTRDEWRFTVRTETGLDRSWTWDEFTALPIEDVHTDIHCVTRWSKLRTHWRGVSVDTLLDGIDSAAVSAMAHSYGGYTTNVPLADLLGGKAWVAFEFEGAPLAPEHGGPARLLVPHLYFWKSAKWVQGLVLQVRDDPGFWEQNGYNMHGDPWLEERYW from the coding sequence ATGGCACAGTTCACGAGGGGTTTCGGGGGACGTCGCCGCGAGTCGAACCCGGAGTTGCCGCCCGGTCAGTACCTCACGAATGACTTCCCGGTGCTCTCGGCAGGACCGACGCCCCGCGTGACGCGGGACGAGTGGCGGTTCACCGTCCGCACGGAGACGGGGCTCGACCGGTCGTGGACCTGGGACGAGTTCACGGCCCTGCCGATCGAGGACGTGCACACCGACATCCACTGCGTGACGCGGTGGTCCAAGCTCAGAACCCACTGGCGCGGCGTCTCCGTCGACACGCTGCTGGACGGCATCGACAGCGCCGCGGTCTCGGCGATGGCGCACTCCTACGGCGGCTACACGACCAACGTTCCGCTCGCCGATCTCCTCGGCGGCAAGGCCTGGGTCGCGTTCGAGTTCGAGGGGGCGCCGCTCGCACCCGAGCACGGCGGTCCCGCCCGGCTGCTCGTCCCGCACCTGTACTTCTGGAAGAGCGCGAAGTGGGTGCAGGGCCTCGTCCTCCAGGTGCGCGACGACCCCGGGTTCTGGGAGCAGAACGGCTACAACATGCACGGCGACCCGTGGCTCGAGGAGCGCTACTGGTGA
- a CDS encoding FAD-binding oxidoreductase, with protein MTGTPWLPAHVVDVRDLTPRSRSIVLEVPGWPGSLPGQHLDVRLTAEDGYRAERSYSIAGFGPGERVELAVDEVVDGEVSPYLVRDIRPGDFLEVKGPLGMYFVWRDADPSPVQLIAGGSGVVPLLSIARARAVAGTDQPFRLLCSVRSPEDAMYRDEIEGLEAAGVEVEWIYTRRAPARSARGAGRVRPGELATLTWPPERHPLVFVCGPTSFVEYVADVLVDAGHPALRIRTERFG; from the coding sequence GTGACGGGCACGCCGTGGCTGCCTGCGCACGTCGTCGATGTCCGGGACCTCACGCCGCGGTCGCGGTCGATCGTGCTGGAGGTCCCCGGCTGGCCGGGAAGCCTCCCGGGTCAGCACCTCGACGTGCGGCTGACCGCGGAGGACGGCTATCGGGCCGAGCGCTCGTACTCGATCGCCGGGTTCGGTCCGGGTGAGCGGGTCGAGCTCGCCGTGGACGAGGTGGTCGACGGCGAGGTGTCGCCGTACCTCGTGCGCGACATCCGCCCCGGTGACTTCCTGGAGGTCAAGGGCCCGCTGGGCATGTACTTCGTCTGGCGGGATGCCGACCCCTCGCCCGTGCAGCTGATCGCCGGCGGCTCGGGCGTCGTGCCGCTGCTCTCGATCGCTCGGGCGCGCGCCGTCGCGGGGACCGACCAGCCGTTCCGGCTGCTCTGCTCGGTGCGTTCGCCCGAGGACGCCATGTATCGGGACGAGATCGAGGGGCTCGAGGCCGCCGGCGTCGAGGTCGAGTGGATCTACACCCGCCGCGCGCCGGCACGCTCCGCGCGCGGCGCGGGACGCGTACGGCCCGGTGAGCTCGCGACGCTGACGTGGCCCCCGGAGCGGCACCCGCTCGTGTTCGTGTGCGGGCCGACATCCTTCGTGGAGTACGTCGCCGACGTGCTGGTGGATGCCGGCCACCCGGCTCTGCGCATCCGCACCGAGCGCTTCGGCTGA
- a CDS encoding LysE family translocator, with protein MTASLLGFLALAAAVVAMPGADTILVLRTSLRAGARTALVTALGVVCGPVVWGALAGLGVALVLSRLPVVYAVVALAGAGYLAYLAMGGLRAARRAWRARADPTPSPTITGAAPTARGAFLTGLLTNLLNPKIGVFYLAVMPGLFSPGAVTVWLGAALGAIHGVLGLVYLSAVALFADRMRRFLTRPAANAVVELACGVVLLLFAVAVVAETFFG; from the coding sequence GTGACGGCATCCCTGCTCGGGTTCCTCGCTCTCGCGGCGGCGGTGGTCGCGATGCCCGGTGCGGACACGATCCTGGTGCTGCGCACGAGTCTGCGAGCCGGCGCCCGGACGGCCCTCGTCACGGCTCTCGGGGTCGTGTGCGGTCCCGTGGTCTGGGGCGCGCTGGCCGGCCTCGGCGTCGCCCTCGTGCTCTCGCGCTTGCCCGTCGTGTATGCCGTCGTCGCGCTGGCCGGGGCGGGGTACCTCGCCTATCTCGCGATGGGAGGCCTGCGCGCGGCGCGGCGGGCCTGGCGTGCACGGGCGGACCCCACGCCGTCACCGACGATCACCGGCGCCGCGCCCACTGCGCGCGGCGCCTTTCTCACCGGGCTCCTGACGAACCTCCTCAACCCGAAGATCGGGGTGTTCTACCTCGCGGTCATGCCGGGACTGTTCAGCCCCGGCGCCGTGACCGTCTGGCTCGGCGCCGCGCTGGGCGCGATCCACGGCGTCCTCGGACTCGTCTACCTGTCCGCGGTCGCGCTGTTCGCCGACCGGATGCGGCGCTTCCTCACGCGTCCGGCGGCGAACGCCGTCGTCGAGCTCGCGTGCGGGGTGGTCCTGCTGCTCTTCGCCGTGGCGGTGGTGGCGGAGACGTTCTTCGGGTGA